The sequence AACCGGATCTACGGCATGACCGGCGGACAGTACTCTCCCATGTCCGGCTGTGGTGTAAAAGCAAGTACAGCACCCTATGGTGTTCCCGATCGTTCCTTTGACCTGGTTGAACTGGCCAAAGGCGCAGGTGCAACGTTTGTGGCAAGAACTACCGTTTACCATGCCAAAGAAGCCCAGAATACAATCAGAAAAGCCATTGAACACAAAGGCTTTTCAGTGGTTGAAATTCTGTCCATGTGCCCCACCCAGTTCGGCAGAAAGAATAAGGCCGGAGAGGCGCCCCAGATGATGGAATGGTACAAGGACAATACCGTACCCATGGGTTCCAAAAAACTGGCAGAAAATCCGGATCTTATTCAACGCGGCGTTTTTGTTGACGAAGAAGCACTCGAATATTGCGACGCTTACCAAACAAACGTCATTGACAAGGTAATGAAGAAAGGATAGGCACAATGGAATCAACAGGAATGGTTTTTACAGCTTCTGGCGGACAAGGGGTTATCACTACAGCCATTATCCTTGCCAGATCAGCTACAATCTTTGAGGGCAAAAACGCTATTCAGTCCCAGAGCTACGGCGCTGCGGCCCGTGGCGGCGCTACCCGTGCCGACATTTTAATTTCAGACGGCAATCTTTATTACCCCAAAGTTGAAGAGGCTGACGTTTTTGTCGCCCTGATGCAGGAAGGCTATGATAAATATGTCAACGTGATTAAACCGGGTGGTCTTATGATAATTGACCCAAGATATGTTACCCCCGGCAATGTCAATGCAAAGATCCTATCGTTGCCCATGTATGACACAGTTGTTAAAGAACTCGGAAAACCGATTGTTTACAGTGTCTGTGTCGTTGGCGCTCTGATCGGTGCAACAGGCATCTGTAAACCCGAATCAGCGATCAGTGTTATCAAGGATGCCATGCCTCCGGCTTTCTTTGACCTGAACACGCAGGCTCTGGAACTTGGTATTAAACTAGGAAAAGAGGCTGCTTAAAACCCAATCTCCAGATTGAACTTTAAGTTAAGCCTACTTGAATAAAGAAAAGGCCGATCCACGTAATTATGTGTTAGATCGGCCTTTTTTTATGTTTGTACCCCCCCTGCCATCAGAAAAAATCTCCCGCCAATACCTGCTTGATTCTGTATATGATTTTCAGACACTCATCATCTAAAGCCCGTACTTGAACAATAAGATCGGCGCTTGTCACGTTTCCGGCATCTCCGAGTAATTCGAGTTTCTCTGCCAAATTGGCGGCATTGTGTGCGGCTAAATATTTCAGCATTCCCTTTAAACGATGTGCATCTTCTTTTAATCCATCATACTCATTTTGTTCTATGCAAACAGTCATCTTTGACACGATCTGTGGATAGTCGGCTTCAAAGGCCTGCAGGCATTGATCTAAAAGAGATTTTTCGCCCCCCATGATCCGTTTTAGTTCCTGAACATCCAGGGTGCGTTCAAAATCCCGGATATCTTCAGGCTTTGCCTCAAAACGTTCCTGCCGGATAACGTTTTGAACGGCTTGGGCCAGCGCATCAGGATTAAGGGGCTTTTCCAAAAATTCATCCATACCGCTATTAAAAAAAAGGGTCTTGTCCTCCTGTGAAGTATGGGCCGTCAGCGCAATGATCGGTGTTCGTGACAGCCCCTTATCCTTTTCAATAGTTCTAATGGCACAAGCGGCATCAATGCCGTTCATTTCCGGCATCTCTCCATCCATTAAAATAAGATCAAAACGATGGGCGCTATACTTTTTTACTGCCTCTTTACCGTTATTCGCAATTTCAACCCGCCCTAGATTCAACATTTTAATCAGGCCTGTGACAACCACCTGATTCATTTTATCATCTTCGGCCAATAAAATCTTACATCCGCTTGTAAACGCCTTTTTATCATTCATAGTTCCACCTGATGATTTAATTCATATCAATAATCGGATGCCGTTAAACGCGCAGAATAATCTTCCAGATCACGCTTAAGTAAGGAAAACTGCTCACCGATCTCCGGCAAAAACTGCTCAAGGCGCTTTAAATCCCCGGCTTTGCCCGCGTGTTCCATTTTGAGAGCGGTTTTCTGAAAAACGCCTGCCGCCACATAACCGGATGCGCCTTTTATTTTATGGGCCTGTGCACCGCTTTTTTGGGCCCGGCCCTGGTTGATCAATTCCGTCAAAATATCAAGTTGTGCCGGCATGTCCTCAAGGAAAACGCTGATGGCCGATGCGGCGAGCTGTTTGTCTTCCATAAGATTGGCCATCAAGGTCTCCGGATTGAACGTATCCGGCGCCTGTCTCTCATTTGTTTTCTGATCCCTTTTTTCCTCATCCACCGAGGGCCGTTCCGGGTTACGGGCCTGGGTGCGATTGAGCCACTTTTCAATTTTTTCGGCCAGAATAATCGGATCTACCGGTTTGCTGATATAATCATTCATGCCTGCGTTCAGGCATTTTTCCCGGTCTCCGGCCATGGCATTGGCCGTCATGGCAATGATCGGGATTTCCGGATGAATAACGCCGGATGCCGTATTTCGGATCATCCGGGTGGCCTCAAGTCCGTCCAGCTCCGGCATCTGCAAATCCATCAGCACCAAATCATATGGAATTTTTTCAAGGGCCTTGATCGCCTCAATGCCGTTTGCCACTGCATCCACACAATATCCGAACTTACCCAGAAGGCCTTTGGCCACGATTTGGTTTGTGAGATTGTCTTCTGCCAGAAGAATCCTCACATTGGCCTGCTTGGTTTCATCATCTGAATGTCGGCTCCGGCTATTTTCTTTTTTACCGGCCGATTCCCCCAAAAGAACACTCGCCAGGGTATCTCCAAGTTCCGAGTACCGCAATGGTTTGGTAAGGTAAGCTGAAACCCCATTGGATTCAAAATACTGTGCATCTCCGCGTCGGCCTATAGGCACCAGCATCACCAATTTAAGATCTGCCCCATAGGGTTCCTTTTTAATGGCCAAACCAAGCGCGTCCCCGCTCATATCAGGCATCTGCGTGTCCAGTATCACAAGATCATAAAACACATTTTGTTGGGCCGTGCTTTGTATTTTTTCCAAAGCGGCTTTGGCATCTGCCGCGTCAGACACGTTTGCTCCCATGCCGGTCAATTGCCCCATTAGTATTTTTCGATGACTTGGGTTATCGTCCACAATTAAAATACGAACATCTTTCAGGACATCCGACATCCTTTTCTGATGATGGCCATTTTCAGATATGGACTGCTTTTTAAATTTTGCCGTAAACCAAAACAGGCAGCCTGGCCGACGGCTTTTTGATGGACCGATTTCGGAAACCGGCGAAATAACGCCGATATCTCCGTCCATCATTTGAACCAATTTTTTAGAAATGGCAAGCCCCAACCCAGTACCGCCGTATTTACGTGTAATGGAAGCATCCAACTGGATAAACTGTTCAAACAAATGATCCTGTTGATCCGGGGGGATACCCACCCCCGTATCCCTTACGGAAAAATAAATAAGAACCTCTTCTTGGGTTTCATGCTCGACATTCGCCTCTATCACCACCTCGCCGGACTTGGTAAACTTAACGGCATTACCTGTCAAATTGGTCAAAATTTGGCGCAGCCTGCCCGGATCGCCCTGAAGCAATCCCGGAACCTCGGGAGATACCCCGCAAATCAATTCCAGATCTTTTTCCTGGGCCTTCAAAGCCATCATCTGGGCAAAATCATCCATAAAGGTCAGCAATTCAAAATCCAAAAATTCCATGTCCAGTTTGCCTGCCTCTATTTTGGAAAAATCCAGTATATCGTTGATCAAAATCAAAAGCGCATCGGCACTGGCTTTAACATTGCTGGTATAAAGATGTTGTTCCTCGGAGAGATTCGTATCCAGCAGCAGCCCTGTCATACCAATGATACCGTTCATGGGTGTTCGGATTTCATGACTCATATTGGCCAAAAATTCGCTTTTTGCCCGGGTGGCCATCTCAGCTTTAGCCGCCATCCGGGTGGCCAGAGTTGTCTGTTTTTTCAAATCTTCATTGACGGTCATTAATTTGTTTTGGGCCTGTTTACGCTCGGTGATATCCGTATGAGTACCGAACATCATCAACGGCCTACCATCGTCAGTCCGGGAAATCACTCTGCCTTTATCCTGCACCCAGACCCAGTGCCCATCCTTATGCTTCATCCGACATTCAATATCATAAATTTCCAGGGTACCTGCAAAATGCCGCTTTAAATGGCGTTCTGACTTTTTTAAATCATCCGGATGCTCAAGCTGCATCCAGGTGTCAATGGAAACCGGCGACAACTCCCCAAGGGTATAACCGCAGATTTGGGCCCATCGTTCGTTAAATACGGTTTCACCGGTCTGTATATTCCATTCCCAGGTGCCGACATCCGTACCCCTGATCACGTTGGCCAGGCGTTCACGATCTTTAGAGATCTGCATCTGCGCATTTACATAATCGGTCTGGTCGAACATATAACCGTGAATTTGAACAACATTACCGGCATCGTTACGCAGCAGGCGGGTAAAATCATAAAACCATCGGTAGTCGCCGCTCTGGGTACGAAGCCTGTAAGTCTGCTCAAAATGCAAGGTTCCGTCTTCAATATATCCAGTTACTTCAGATAACAACTGGGTCAGGTCATCCGGGTGTATCAGTTCTGAATATCTAAAAGAGCTGTCCATCATCTGCTCGGGCGTGTACCCTAATATCTGACTAGCATTTTTGGACACAAAGGTCACAGGCCAGTGACTTTCAGGATTCCAGGAAATGGTGATCACAGGGCCTGCCGCAAATAGATCTCGTTCTGCTCGAAGGGCATCTTCCGCTTTTTGCTGCTCTGTGATATCCACAAATGTTTCCAAAAGAGCCGGCTGCCCGTTGTAGGTAAACGCCCGGACGGTTTTAATAATTGGGATTTCCCTACCGGCTTTACTTAAAAGCATCCGCCGGCTGTTGTCCATGGTCTGCCCAAGGTCCGTAATCGGGCAACTTCCTTTTGCCGCCGAACAGATATACTGCATGCATTCATGGCCGATGATCCTCTCCTGATCCGTACCGATAAGCTTTGCAGCGGCGGGGTTAACATAACGAATCACAAGATCCGCCCGACTAATAATGACCACACCGGCATCCAGCTGCTCAAGGATTTCCCGCTGCCGGGATTCGGCGTCCACCAAAGATGCCTGGGTCCGGGCCAGCTCTTTAAAGCTCTCATCGGCCATAGCCGCGATGGCTTGAAATTCATGAAAAGAATAATCATCCGCGTTGACATCATGCTCTGCAATGGCTCTTTGGAGCTTGAAAAGCTCTTTATCAACAGTTGCAATCAAACGGCGGGAGGCCAGTTTCAAAAGAAAAATCACGCCTAATGTCAGGCTGAAGATAATTAAAAGCTCTACAATAAATTGGTTGCGCAGCTGTCTTCCAAAGGATTGTATATTATTTTCAATATCATCCAGGTACAGGCCGCTGCCAATCACCCAGCCCCAGTCATTGAATTTGCGTGCAAACGAAATTTTTTGGGCCCCACGACCAAGAGACGGCTTATTCCATTCATATTGAACAAATCCCCCTCCGGCTCGACAGGCCGCGGCAACCAAACTCTGTACGACTTTTATGCCGTTGGGATCCGTGGCTTCCCAGAGGTCTTTACCGATCAATTCCGGCTGAATCGGGTTAAGCAGTACACGTCCCTTATTCGTGCAGATAAAAATATACCCCTCCCCTTGGGCATAAACATAGGTTTCCAGACCTTTTAATATTTGTTTTTTAATGCCTTCAATTGAGACACCTTTTTGAGCCAGAAGATAGCGCTCATAGTCAATATGAGCCAAAGCCCGATTAACCATGGTCTTGATTAAATTTTTTCTTTCGTTAAAAATGCTCTGACGTATCTGGGCCATTTCATTTTTAGCCACAAACCAGGATTGAACCGCCAGGCCTGTCACCAAAACAATACTCAGAAGAATAAGGGCCTGACGCAAATTGCTGCGAAAGACGTCCGGCATGGATCTGGTAAAAGTAGGGTCTGTTTTTGAAAACAGCCGGATCAGGCTGTGCCCTGCCAGTGCCAAAAGCAAAAGCCCCAGCCCGGCGGCAATGGCAACGTGCCATGATTTCGGCTCCGGCCAATTGTGGATTTGGACATCCTGTGGGAGAAAATCCGGATTTAAACCAAAGGAACGAAGCTTATCCCACAAAAAAATCGGGACATTTGGACTGTTTGTGATCACAGAGGGTATCTTTTTTTGCTGCAGTATCTCAAGGGCAAGTTTTCCGGCTGTTTGTCCCTGGTCCCGGGAACTTGCCAGCATTCCCCCGACAATGCCGTGGTCCAGGTAAAAATCCCACATACCGTAAACGGGTGCCGATGTTGCGCGGTCGATCAGCTCTGCTGCCGCCTCATTACTATAGTACACATCATCTTTATCCCGGTTGAAAAGCACCAGTAAAACGGCATCATCCGGGGAAATCGCTGCCAGGTTCTGCTGAAGTTCAACCGTGGACAATCCATGAAGCCACACCGGTACAAAGCCCAAATTGTCGTCTTTTAAAGCCGCTTCAACCTCTTTTTGGACGGCCGCGATAGTGGGCGTTGTTCCGGTAATAATCAACAGATCAATGGGAAGGGTTTTGTATTTCCAGTTCAGATACTCAAGCATGTGGACACCTGCCCCTGCCGGCGGCCGGCGCTTGCTGTCCGGGTACTCATTGAAAATTTCAACAGGAAAACCATCCAGAACCGTTCTAATACCTTCCTCGATATTATCGGTCCAGGAAAATCCTTTGTGGTAAGAATGCAGTATTAATATACGTTTTATTTTAACCGGCTGGGCATCGCCCACATCAGAGGCTGCTGAAACCTGGGCAAAAACCAATGAAAACAAAATAAAGCAGGAAATCAAAATGCTGAAAAAGAGATGCGTCAATGAAAATTGCATGCAATATTTTATGCCAAATACGGAGTTAGATTTCATTTTAACGGACACCATATACCGAATCTGTAAAGAAAATATCTGCCGCTTAATTCGTATTAGGTTGAATTCGCCTTGTGTCGGTCGATTTAGGAAAAAAGGCAGAGTTTATTGCTTAAGGATTACGAAATCAGAATACATTTAAAGGGTTGGAATTGCAAGGTTAGAAAATGGCGGCTCAGGATATAATCATCAAGTGCAATCCCCCACTGTTTATGATATTTAGAATTAAGGTCAGCTTGTTTAAAGACCTTATGCAAAAAATGAAAGGCCCCCTGCCATGCCCCGATTTTTAAATCGGTTTTACATTGAATTCATACGCCCCACAGATCCCGGGCTGTTCATTACCAGATATGCGGCCAAGGCTACGGTATGCTGCCTGCTTTCTTTGACTGCAGCCCTGCTCCTTGGGCTGCGCGGACATGATCTTTTGTGGTGGTTGATCGGTGCGCTGTGTACAATCCTGTTCCGTACCGGCAGTACCTTCAGTCGCCGGAAAATGTATGGATTGATCCTTTTGGGAACCGTATCCCTTACCGTGCCCATAGCTGCCGTCATCGGCAGTAATACCGGTGCAAGCCTGGCATTTATCTTTATTTTATCCTTTGCCTGTTTTTTTGTTGCAGCTTTAGGTGTCTCCGCCTCCACCATCGGCATCGGATGTCTTGTGGTCACCATGATTTCTATTTTTTCCCCTGCAGCAATAATTCCCGGGCTCATACGATCGGCCTGGTTGATGGGCGGCGGCCTGATCTCATTTTTAATCAACTTTTACCTGTGGCCATTTGATCCGGAAAAGGTGCTTTTGTCGGCAGCCAAGTTGGCGGTTGAAGATATGGGGCTCTTTTTTGACGGACTTTGCGCCAGAATCAAAAACCCCAGAGTCACAGATGCAAACTTAAATTACCTGAGTTCAGAAGCTTCAGCATCCATACGCCGGTACCGGATTTTCATGGAAAGCTTCAATGTGGACCCGTTAAAGGGCAGCCGAACCCAAGGCGGACCCGGCCTTTATTACTTTTCCCTGGTCCGGCTGTTTGAAACCCTGATGGGATTGTTTCATCACATCCATTTCTGCGATGGCAACCCCGAATTTGACGAACTTAAAGAGACCTTTTACACTGCGTCAGCAGGCATCGGCGAGGCCTTTGACCTTTTTACCGAAATGAAAAGCGGCATGTATATCAAACCCGATTTTTCCCCCATCCATACCGACCTGGAAGAAATCCAGACCGCTCTTGTGGAGATGAAAGGGTATCAGAAAGGAGATCATGGGCAAAATAAATTCCTGGAGGCATGGGCGGCCCTGTATGAACTGAAAAATGTGGTGGGCGAACTTGAAACCATGATGGCTTTGGCAGACCAGCGTTTCCAACTGAAGGTAAAACCCCATGCAGCCTAGTAAACGGGTCAGACTGTCCAAAGAATTTACCTTTTCCTCCCAGATCTTCCGGCACGCCCTGAGGGCCGCTGTTGCCATAACTTTAGCCGTGGGCATAGTCAAGCAGACAACCCTTTACCATGCGCTGTGGGTGCCGATAACCGTATTGGTAATCATGCGTCCCTCTTTGGGCGGCACCCTGCACATCAGCTGGAAACGGCTGGCCGGCACGGCTGCAGGGGCAGCTGCGGGTGTCCTTATCGCTTTTCTGGAGCTGCCGCTTGCTGCTATAAGCATTCTTGCCTTTGCGTTGCTGTTTTTAATTTTCTACTTCAAAGGGCGAAATTATCTTGTTTTTATCGCATTCCTGACTGCTGATCTGGTGATCGTTCTGAGCGCAGCCTTTCCTCACCCGTGGCAAAGCGGGGCCGAACGTATGCTTGACACGTTTTTAGGCATCGGCATCGGCATCGGGGTCTCTTTTGTGGTGTGGCCGAACTTTGCCAGAAAGACGCTGCGACATGCCGTGGGCGATCTGATCGCGGCCCAGCACCGCCATTTCAGTCGGCTTCGAAAGGCCTATTTCAGTGAAATCCCGGATTCCGTCCAACTTCTTTCCGGACGACTTCAGGCCCGGGAAAGTCTGGATAACTGCACCCAGAAATGCACGGATGCAGCCATAGAGCCCGGGCTCATCCCTGGACAGCGACAGGAACTGCTTAACCTGGTGGATCTTTTCGCCAAACTCCACAGGATCTTGATTGCCCTATCTTCCATTGTCGCCCATTCCACAGGGGTATTTAAAGGTCAGATAGAGCCTGATTTTAACAGATTGATGGATACGGTAGAGAATCAATTTTCACAATTGGAAACCTATGCCCGCACTGCTGAAAATTCTTTGTCGCCCCATGCTTTCAACGACGCTTTCAGTCGGTTTATGGCCCAGCTGGGCGCCATGCGCAAAAACGGTGAATTTGATCGATTTCCTCTGGATGCCCGGAACAACTCATCTTCTTTTATCCTGCAGATCCGTCAAATTGGAGATGGACTTGATCAGGTGTATGCCGGGCTGAAAAACCTCAGGACGCCCCAATGACATCTCATAACATTGGCTGCCGCCCTGTAAAATTAACGCGCTTGCGGCAAGCTGATAATTAATTAGGAATACAAACGCCTATCGCTTTAACGTCTGCTAAATTAAATAAAATCATCGATTTTTAAACCGGATTCGTAATTCGCTGCGATACGGCTAATCACAAAAATTTACTTGCTATACACCCGGAAATCAGCCTATTATTAAATAATTTCGAAATACAAATTAAAACATCTATGGAGCGATGATTTACTATGAATAGAATGCTCATCGTTGATGATGAAGAAATCGGCAGAACCGTAATGGAGGAGATTTTCAGTAAGTACGGTCCATCTGTCTCGGTCTCTTCCGGTACTGATGCGCTGCAAGTCTATCAAAAAGGCATTGAAAAAGGAAAACCCTTTGATCTGGTTTTGCTGGATATCTCTCTTAAAGATATCAGCGGGATGGAGGTCTTAAAAAAAATTAAAACCATTGATGCCGGACTCAAAGAACACAAATCCATGGTCATTATGGTTACCTCCCATGGTGAAAAAGACATCGTCATCGGTTGTATCAAATCTGGGTGTAAAGCCTATTTCATAAAACCATTAAAGCAGGATGCGGTGGATAAGAAAATGGCCGAATTGGGATTCTCCCCTGCCCAATAACAGGTTCTGAACACGCTTTTTCCAAAGCGGTATTTTTTCGGCGTCACTGATCAGGAAAACCACATGAAATCATCCGGTTATCATAATAAGGCCAAACTATATCTGGATAAATTTACAGCGCTGAAAACGGTGCCGCCTGTTGCGGCCCGCCTGATGAAGATGATCGAAGAAGATACCTCTTCCCTTGAAGAATTTGAAACGGTTATCCGGGTTGACCCGACATTGGTCTTACGAATTTTAAAGCTGATCAACTCTTCCTACTTTTCCCTGAGGACAAAAATCAAAAGCATATCCGAAGCGGTTGCCTACATCGGGATGGACAACCTAAGAAACATGATTGTTCTCGACGCAGTGAAAAATCTTTTTTTAAAAGATTCAACGACCACAGAATTTTCCAGAAAAAAATTGTGGGCCCATTGTGCCGTGACAAGCATTTGCTGCAATATGGTTGCCGAACGAATTTTTGTTCAAAAAGGGGAGGATGACTTTCTATGCGGTATTCTCCACGATATCGGCCTGATCGTTGAGGATCAGGTGGCCCCGGAAAAATTCAAATCATTTTGCCGCACATTTGAACCGGAGAACCAAAAACTGATTGATCACGAACGTATGACCATGGGAACAGATCATACCATCATCGGTTCTCTGCTGACCGAGCAATGGGGGTTGAAACCTGATCTTTGCCAGGGGATAAAATGTCATCACGATATCATGAACCATGTGGAACCGGACAGCCACAATGGTATCCTGCAAATTTCGGAATATCTGGCTTCTATGTTTGGGTATATGGCATACCCGGAAACACAACAAAAATTAAAATCCCCGCCTCTGCTTTTCCACATCAAAAAAAATATCATGGGCTACCGTGCCATTATAGATGATCTGCCCCAGGAAATTACAAGGGTTAAAGAGATTTATTCCCTTGGAGACGATGATACTGATGAACTTATTTGATGATATTCTTCAAGAATCAGATGACGAAATCAATGCCAGTTTTCTTGGATTGCTGAATCAATATCTTCCAACCTACACGTTTGGAATTTTGCTGAACACAGGCGGCGTTGTTGGATCCTTATCAGGTTCTCTTGCGGATACCGGCCTTGCCGACCAACTGCGACAAACTGTTGACAGCGGACAAGTATTAACCGGACCTAACGGGCCGTTGCTGTCTTTATCCCTACAAGATATGAATTCTGTTATTGTATGTGAAATACCCCAGGCGCTTGACCCGACCACGGCGTTTGCCATGACCCGGGATATTATCAATCTTTGCAAAAACCTCCATAAAAAAGAACGCCTTTTGTCTGAAGAAAAGGCACTGCTCGCAGCTCACAAAGAGCAGCGAGACCGAAGAATCAGGGTCCTGGAAAAAAAATACCAGGATATTCTTGCTCAAAACCAGACCCAGAGCGCCGAGTATTCCAAACTGCTTAAATCTGAAATCCAAAACCGGACGTCTGAACTGGAACAGTCTAACAAAGAGCTGGCCCAGGCCAAGGAACGGGCAGAAGCGGCGAATATTGCAAAAGATCAATTTTTAGCAAATATGAGTCATGAAATACGAACCCCCATGAACGGGGTGATCGGCATGGTTGAACTTCTTCTGGGGACCTCTTTGACCGAAGAACAGCGCCATTTTACTATGCTCATGAAAAACTCGTCCAACGCGCTTCTCAACGTCATTAATGATATCCTGGATTATTCAAAAATCGAAGCGGGAAAACTGGATATAGAGGAAATTGAATTTAATTTAAGACAAGTCATAGAAGAGCTTTCAGATATTATATCCATATCCCTATTTGAAAAAGGCCTCTTTTTTGCGGGAATTTTTGAAGCCGATGTGCCGGTGATGCTAAAGGGCGATCCGGTGCGGCTGCGCCAGATCATCATGAATTTCTGCGGAAATGCCGTTAAATTTACCCGGCAGGGCGGCGTTGTGCTTCAGGTCGGTTTAGAATCAAAAACCTCGTTTGGCGTGCAGCTCAAATTTTCAGTAACCGACACGGGCATCGGTATTCCAACAGACCGGATAAGCGGATTATTCCAATCTTTTTCCCAGGTGGACGCAAGTATGACCCGACAATATGGCGGCACCGGACTTGGACTGGCGATCTGCAAGCAGCTGACCGAAATGATGGGGGGAAAGGTCGGTGTATCCTCACAGGAGAATAAGGGGTCCACCTTCTGGTGCAAAATAGAATTTAAGCAGCAGGATAAAGGGGACCCAATACCTGACGTGAGTCTGGAACAGGATGCGATGATATTAATCGCCGATGCCAACCCGGCAGCCAGACAGGTATTGATCGAATATATAAAACCTTTGGGATATCCGTTCCA is a genomic window of uncultured Desulfobacter sp. containing:
- a CDS encoding 2-oxoacid:ferredoxin oxidoreductase subunit beta, giving the protein MSEFDVKKYIRAQFFPQMWCPGCGHGTVMGALLRAIHDLGLENDDVSVVSGIGCSSRISGYLDFNTAHTMHGRALPTATGVKLANPNLKVIVPFGDGDSTAIGGNHFIHACRRNIDITAIVMNNRIYGMTGGQYSPMSGCGVKASTAPYGVPDRSFDLVELAKGAGATFVARTTVYHAKEAQNTIRKAIEHKGFSVVEILSMCPTQFGRKNKAGEAPQMMEWYKDNTVPMGSKKLAENPDLIQRGVFVDEEALEYCDAYQTNVIDKVMKKG
- a CDS encoding 2-oxoacid:acceptor oxidoreductase family protein translates to MESTGMVFTASGGQGVITTAIILARSATIFEGKNAIQSQSYGAAARGGATRADILISDGNLYYPKVEEADVFVALMQEGYDKYVNVIKPGGLMIIDPRYVTPGNVNAKILSLPMYDTVVKELGKPIVYSVCVVGALIGATGICKPESAISVIKDAMPPAFFDLNTQALELGIKLGKEAA
- a CDS encoding response regulator; this translates as MNDKKAFTSGCKILLAEDDKMNQVVVTGLIKMLNLGRVEIANNGKEAVKKYSAHRFDLILMDGEMPEMNGIDAACAIRTIEKDKGLSRTPIIALTAHTSQEDKTLFFNSGMDEFLEKPLNPDALAQAVQNVIRQERFEAKPEDIRDFERTLDVQELKRIMGGEKSLLDQCLQAFEADYPQIVSKMTVCIEQNEYDGLKEDAHRLKGMLKYLAAHNAANLAEKLELLGDAGNVTSADLIVQVRALDDECLKIIYRIKQVLAGDFF
- a CDS encoding response regulator, whose amino-acid sequence is MKSNSVFGIKYCMQFSLTHLFFSILISCFILFSLVFAQVSAASDVGDAQPVKIKRILILHSYHKGFSWTDNIEEGIRTVLDGFPVEIFNEYPDSKRRPPAGAGVHMLEYLNWKYKTLPIDLLIITGTTPTIAAVQKEVEAALKDDNLGFVPVWLHGLSTVELQQNLAAISPDDAVLLVLFNRDKDDVYYSNEAAAELIDRATSAPVYGMWDFYLDHGIVGGMLASSRDQGQTAGKLALEILQQKKIPSVITNSPNVPIFLWDKLRSFGLNPDFLPQDVQIHNWPEPKSWHVAIAAGLGLLLLALAGHSLIRLFSKTDPTFTRSMPDVFRSNLRQALILLSIVLVTGLAVQSWFVAKNEMAQIRQSIFNERKNLIKTMVNRALAHIDYERYLLAQKGVSIEGIKKQILKGLETYVYAQGEGYIFICTNKGRVLLNPIQPELIGKDLWEATDPNGIKVVQSLVAAACRAGGGFVQYEWNKPSLGRGAQKISFARKFNDWGWVIGSGLYLDDIENNIQSFGRQLRNQFIVELLIIFSLTLGVIFLLKLASRRLIATVDKELFKLQRAIAEHDVNADDYSFHEFQAIAAMADESFKELARTQASLVDAESRQREILEQLDAGVVIISRADLVIRYVNPAAAKLIGTDQERIIGHECMQYICSAAKGSCPITDLGQTMDNSRRMLLSKAGREIPIIKTVRAFTYNGQPALLETFVDITEQQKAEDALRAERDLFAAGPVITISWNPESHWPVTFVSKNASQILGYTPEQMMDSSFRYSELIHPDDLTQLLSEVTGYIEDGTLHFEQTYRLRTQSGDYRWFYDFTRLLRNDAGNVVQIHGYMFDQTDYVNAQMQISKDRERLANVIRGTDVGTWEWNIQTGETVFNERWAQICGYTLGELSPVSIDTWMQLEHPDDLKKSERHLKRHFAGTLEIYDIECRMKHKDGHWVWVQDKGRVISRTDDGRPLMMFGTHTDITERKQAQNKLMTVNEDLKKQTTLATRMAAKAEMATRAKSEFLANMSHEIRTPMNGIIGMTGLLLDTNLSEEQHLYTSNVKASADALLILINDILDFSKIEAGKLDMEFLDFELLTFMDDFAQMMALKAQEKDLELICGVSPEVPGLLQGDPGRLRQILTNLTGNAVKFTKSGEVVIEANVEHETQEEVLIYFSVRDTGVGIPPDQQDHLFEQFIQLDASITRKYGGTGLGLAISKKLVQMMDGDIGVISPVSEIGPSKSRRPGCLFWFTAKFKKQSISENGHHQKRMSDVLKDVRILIVDDNPSHRKILMGQLTGMGANVSDAADAKAALEKIQSTAQQNVFYDLVILDTQMPDMSGDALGLAIKKEPYGADLKLVMLVPIGRRGDAQYFESNGVSAYLTKPLRYSELGDTLASVLLGESAGKKENSRSRHSDDETKQANVRILLAEDNLTNQIVAKGLLGKFGYCVDAVANGIEAIKALEKIPYDLVLMDLQMPELDGLEATRMIRNTASGVIHPEIPIIAMTANAMAGDREKCLNAGMNDYISKPVDPIILAEKIEKWLNRTQARNPERPSVDEEKRDQKTNERQAPDTFNPETLMANLMEDKQLAASAISVFLEDMPAQLDILTELINQGRAQKSGAQAHKIKGASGYVAAGVFQKTALKMEHAGKAGDLKRLEQFLPEIGEQFSLLKRDLEDYSARLTASDY
- a CDS encoding FUSC family protein — its product is MQPSKRVRLSKEFTFSSQIFRHALRAAVAITLAVGIVKQTTLYHALWVPITVLVIMRPSLGGTLHISWKRLAGTAAGAAAGVLIAFLELPLAAISILAFALLFLIFYFKGRNYLVFIAFLTADLVIVLSAAFPHPWQSGAERMLDTFLGIGIGIGVSFVVWPNFARKTLRHAVGDLIAAQHRHFSRLRKAYFSEIPDSVQLLSGRLQARESLDNCTQKCTDAAIEPGLIPGQRQELLNLVDLFAKLHRILIALSSIVAHSTGVFKGQIEPDFNRLMDTVENQFSQLETYARTAENSLSPHAFNDAFSRFMAQLGAMRKNGEFDRFPLDARNNSSSFILQIRQIGDGLDQVYAGLKNLRTPQ
- a CDS encoding response regulator, with product MNRMLIVDDEEIGRTVMEEIFSKYGPSVSVSSGTDALQVYQKGIEKGKPFDLVLLDISLKDISGMEVLKKIKTIDAGLKEHKSMVIMVTSHGEKDIVIGCIKSGCKAYFIKPLKQDAVDKKMAELGFSPAQ
- a CDS encoding HDOD domain-containing protein, with protein sequence MKSSGYHNKAKLYLDKFTALKTVPPVAARLMKMIEEDTSSLEEFETVIRVDPTLVLRILKLINSSYFSLRTKIKSISEAVAYIGMDNLRNMIVLDAVKNLFLKDSTTTEFSRKKLWAHCAVTSICCNMVAERIFVQKGEDDFLCGILHDIGLIVEDQVAPEKFKSFCRTFEPENQKLIDHERMTMGTDHTIIGSLLTEQWGLKPDLCQGIKCHHDIMNHVEPDSHNGILQISEYLASMFGYMAYPETQQKLKSPPLLFHIKKNIMGYRAIIDDLPQEITRVKEIYSLGDDDTDELI